The genome window GTTGCGCGGCGGGGTGAAGCGTGGGCATTGGATGTGGTTTGTGTTTCCGCAGATCAAGGGATTGGGGTTTAGTGCTGCGGCTGTTGAGTATGCGATTGGGTCGCGGGAAGAGGCTGTGGCTTATTTGAAGCATCCAGTGTTGGGGCCGCGGCTGGTGGAGTGTACTCGGCTGGTGATGGGGGTAAAAGGGCGGACGGCGGAGCAGATTTTTGGTGGGACCGATAGCTTGAAGCTTCGATCTTCGATGACGCTGTTTGCGCAGGTGACGTTGAAGGAGACGGTGTTTCAGGAGGCGCTGGATAAGTATTTCGATGGTGAGGCGGATGGGTTGACGCTGGAGGTTTTGGAGTGAGTGTCAGCTGGATGGCTACTCCCAGATGCGTTGAACTTCGTAGAGATCGAAGGCTATGTCGCTGCTGATAATCGGAAGCCTGAGGTCGATAGCCTGGGCAATCAGTAATAGATCGAAGGGGTCGCGATGATGACGAGGAAGAAGGCCGGAGAGGATTGCTTGCGTTGTCGTCGGCGGAGCGAAGATAAATCCAGCGGCTGTTTCTCTGGCTTCAAAATTCGTGAGGAGGGCGGTCGCTTCCAGCTTTCCTGTTCCGGACTTGATGGCGATCTCCCAGGGTGTGACGATCGAGATATATCCCTGATGCGACGTGTCGGTGAGAATATCCAGCACGTTGGCCGGCAACAGCCCTGGAGCGGCTCGGAACCATAGGTAGGTGTGAGTGTCGAGCAGGTATCTCATTCGGCTGGTTCGGGTGAAGGTGATTTTGCTTCCGCGAGTTTCTTGAAGAGTTCGTCCTTGGCCGGG of Acidicapsa ligni contains these proteins:
- a CDS encoding DUF1810 domain-containing protein — protein: MGSADTYDLYDLERFLEGQSRVIEQVRAELRGGVKRGHWMWFVFPQIKGLGFSAAAVEYAIGSREEAVAYLKHPVLGPRLVECTRLVMGVKGRTAEQIFGGTDSLKLRSSMTLFAQVTLKETVFQEALDKYFDGEADGLTLEVLE
- a CDS encoding type II toxin-antitoxin system VapC family toxin, which gives rise to MRYLLDTHTYLWFRAAPGLLPANVLDILTDTSHQGYISIVTPWEIAIKSGTGKLEATALLTNFEARETAAGFIFAPPTTTQAILSGLLPRHHRDPFDLLLIAQAIDLRLPIISSDIAFDLYEVQRIWE